AGCACTGATGGCAAGCCGCACGTGCGCATCGAGACCAAGGGCGCCCTGAAGCGCGACGCGACCGTTGCCCAGCTCCTGAAGACCCTGCAGAAGCAGACCGACAGCGGTGAAGAGCACGTCGTGGTGGACAGCGACGGCAAGCAGGGCCGGATCGATCTGTGGGGCTACCTGGGTGGCTACGACGCGTACTCGACGCACTTCCTTCCGCTGTTCGCCCTGGGTTCGGCCGCTGTCGAACGTCAGGGCACCGGCCAGCTCGTGTTCATCGGAGACGCGGAGCTCCTGGACGAGTCGGTGTTGGTGCTGGGCCGCTTCTCGGCGGACGGCGTGGAGATCGTGGAGCACGCAGAACCCCAAGACGTCACGGACGACCAATTCGCCGAGCTCGAAGCGGCGCTCGGGGAAGGGGGCAGCGAGCGGATCCGGGCGGCATACGAAGAGTGGCTCCCGAAGTTCATCGAGAAGAAACGCCTGCGGCTGTTCGCGGGCTGTGCCGGCTGGCTTCGGCCGGACGGCAGCTGGGCCATCGAGCCATGCTTCCGCTCCGCCGGCCTCTTCTCGGAGGGCCTGGCGGTGGTGTCCGAGCGAGGGCCCTTCGACTACGGCTACATCGACGAGGGCGGAAAGCTCGTCATCCCGTACGGCTTCTTCAGTGCGGGCGCTCACAAGCAGGGCCGGGCCCTGGTGCGACCGAACACGGAGCGCATGAAGCACGGATTCATCGATCGCACGGGGGCCTGGGTCGTCCCGGCCAAGTATGCCCACGCGGAGGACTTCGCCGAAGGCCGCGCCCTCGTGGGAGACGGCAAGCTGCTCGGGTTCGTCGACCTCGACGGCAACGAGATCGTGGCGCCCAAGTATCGCCACGCTCTGGGCTTTGCGGATGGCCTCGCGCTGGTCGCCGATCACGGAAAGCACGAAGCAGGCGGCTTTGGCTTCATCGACCTGCAGGGCCAGGTGGCCATCCCGCTTCGACTCGAAAACGCCGGGCCGTTCCACGCGGGCTTCGCCCTCGCCTCCCGCAACGGCAACTGGGGCTTCTTGGCGCCGGACGGCAAGTTCCTATTTCCACCGCGCTTCTCCCAGTGCGGGTATCTCGTCGACGATCGCGCTCCGGCCATGCTCGACGGTCAGTGGGGCGTGGTGGACGGCAAGGGCAACGTCGTCATTCCCTTCGCGCGGGTGAACATCTCCGCGGTGGGCGATTGGTTCGTCGCCACGGACGGCCAGAGCTCTACCTTCTACGACAAGAAGAGCGGGGAGGAGCTGTTCCAAATCCCATACTCGATCCTGCGCGAGCCCGGGGACGGCTTCATCGCCGTCGCGAGCTCGTACTACGGCCCCTTCGGCTACATGGACCTCTCGGGCAAGATCGCCATCGAGCCACGCTTCCAGTTCGCCGCGCCCTTTGCCCAGGGCGCTGCCATCGTGGAGGACGAGAACGGCCAGTGGGGCATCATCGACGAGTCCGGCGCCATGACCGTGGCCTTCGACTTTCCGATGATCAACAGCGCCAGCGCGGGGCGCTTCTCGAAGCGCGGCATCACTTACGTGGAGAGTCTGAACCGCTTCGGTCTGGTCGACCGCAAAGGAACGCTGATCTTCCCCACCGAGTTGGAGATGATCCAAGGCTTCGGCAACGAGCTGATCTGGGCGAAGTACCGGCAAGACGTGGACTAGCCCCAGTGCTCACCTGAGTCGGTCCTCCCGCGCAAAGCGGCGGCTCAACGACGATCTATTTCTCGGGTGGCTTGTCGATTCGGCGCGGAATCAGCCCGCCTATCGCGGAACGAGCAGCGCCAGGGCGCGCCGCGACACGAAGCAGCACTGAGCGCCGTCACGCGCGTACACCTCGCGCCGGGCTGCACGGCCGGGCTCGCCCGGCTTCGTACCGCGGGAGCGGCGCGGGCGTGCTCGAGCTTCGCTTTCAGGCTCTCTCTCCGGCCCAGCTCGAGCTCGCCGATCAGGGGGATCGGTCGCGCCCAAATCGGTTGCTATGTAAACTTATTTTCCTGCGCCAAAGACCCCCGTGCGTCCCCCTTCTGCCCTTCTCGAGCCTGCCGAACCCTGTCGAATGCAACGATCAGGGGCTTCGGACGCGCCTAGAT
This portion of the Polyangiaceae bacterium genome encodes:
- a CDS encoding WG repeat-containing protein; translated protein: MKNGVFFRLTLSLPKKEVAAWKKAIVRAELARIPGDHSQHEGGAILGGELSVEGVKTLKAALEELESVGIELEKKDVAHWEKASTDGKPHVRIETKGALKRDATVAQLLKTLQKQTDSGEEHVVVDSDGKQGRIDLWGYLGGYDAYSTHFLPLFALGSAAVERQGTGQLVFIGDAELLDESVLVLGRFSADGVEIVEHAEPQDVTDDQFAELEAALGEGGSERIRAAYEEWLPKFIEKKRLRLFAGCAGWLRPDGSWAIEPCFRSAGLFSEGLAVVSERGPFDYGYIDEGGKLVIPYGFFSAGAHKQGRALVRPNTERMKHGFIDRTGAWVVPAKYAHAEDFAEGRALVGDGKLLGFVDLDGNEIVAPKYRHALGFADGLALVADHGKHEAGGFGFIDLQGQVAIPLRLENAGPFHAGFALASRNGNWGFLAPDGKFLFPPRFSQCGYLVDDRAPAMLDGQWGVVDGKGNVVIPFARVNISAVGDWFVATDGQSSTFYDKKSGEELFQIPYSILREPGDGFIAVASSYYGPFGYMDLSGKIAIEPRFQFAAPFAQGAAIVEDENGQWGIIDESGAMTVAFDFPMINSASAGRFSKRGITYVESLNRFGLVDRKGTLIFPTELEMIQGFGNELIWAKYRQDVD